The genomic interval NNNNNNNNNNNNNNNNNNNNNNNNNNNNNNNNNNNNNNNNNNNNNNNNNNNNNNNNNNNNNNNNNNNNNNNNNNNNNNNNNNNNNNNNNNNNNNNNNNNNNNNNNNNNNNNNNNNNNNNNNNNNNNNNNNNNNNNNNNNNNNNNNNNNNNNNNNNNNNNNNNNNNNNNNNNNNNNNNNNNNNNNNNNNNNNNNNNNNNNNNNNNNNNNNNNNNNNNNNNNNNNNNNNNNNNNNNNNNNNNNNNNNNNNNNNNNNNNNNNNNNNNNNNNNNNNNNNNNNNNNNNNNNNNNNNNNNNNNNNNNNNNNNNNNNNNNNNNNNNNNNNNNNNNNNNNNNNNNNNNNNNNNNNNNNNNNNNNNNNNNNNNNNNNNNNNNNNNNNNNNNNNNNNNNNNNNNNNNNNNNNNNNNNNNNNNNNNNNNNNNNNNNNNNNNNNNNNNNNNNNNNNNNNNNNNNNNNNNNNNNNNNNNNNNNNNNNNNNNNNNNNNNNNNNNNNNNNNNNNNNNNNNNNNNNNNNNNNNNNNNNNNNNNNNNNNNNNNNNNNNNNNNNNNNNNNNNNNNNNNNNNNNNNNNNNNNNNNNNNNNNNNNNNNNNNNNNNNNNNNNNNNNNNNNNNNNNNNNNNNNNNNNNNNNNNNNNNNNNNNNNNNNNNNNNNNNNNNNNNNNNNNNNNNNNNNNNNNNNNNNNNNNNNNNNNNNNNNNNNNNNNNNNNNNNNNNNNNNNNNNNNNNNNNNNNNNNNNNNNNNNNNNNNNNNNNNNNNNNNNNNNNNNNNNNNNNNNNNNNNNNNNNNNNNNNNNNNNNNNNNNNNNNNNNNNNNNNNNNNNNNNNNNNNNNNNNNNNNNNNNNNNNNNNNNNNNNNNNNNNNNNNNNNNNNNNNNNNNNNNNNNNNNNNNNNNNNNNNNNNNNNNNNNNNNNNNNNNNNNNNNNNNNNNNNNNNNNNNNNNNNNNNNNNNNNNNNNNNNNNNNNNNNNNNNNNNNNNNNNNNNNNNNNNNNNNNNNNNNNNNNNNNNNNNNNNNNNNNNNNNNNNNNNNNNNNNNNNNNNNNNNNNNNNNNNNNNNNNNNNNNNNNNNNNNNNNNNNNNNNNNNNNNNNNNNNNNNNNNNNNNNNNNNNNNNNNNNNNNNNNNNNNNNNNNNNNNNNNNNNNNNNNNNNNNNNNNNNNNNNNNNNNNNNNNNNNNNNNNNNNNNNNNNNNNNNNNNNNNNNNNNNNNNNNNNNNNNNNNNNNNNNNNNNNNNNNNNNNNNNNNNNNNNNNNNNNNNNNNNNNNNNNNNNNNNNNNNNNNNNNNNNNNNNNNNNNNNNNNNNNNNNNNNNNNNNNNNNNNNNNNNNNNNNNNNNNNNNNNNNNNNNNNNNNNNNNNNNNNNNNNNNNNNNNNNNNNNNNNNNNNNNNNNNNNNNNNNNNNNNNNNNNNNNNNNNNNNNNNNNNNNNNNNNNNNNNNNNNNNNNNNNNNNNNNNNNNNNNNNNNNNNNNNNNNNNNNNNNNNNNNNNNNNNNNNNNNNNNNNNNNNNNNNNNNNNNNNNNNNNNNNNNNNNNNNNNNNNNNNNNNNNNNNNNNNNNNNNNNNNNNNNCCGCTGCCGCTCCGAGCGCTGCGGGTGAACCCCAAACTGAGCCCCAAACTGTGCCCCAATACACCTCCTAAACCTGCACCCCAAAATGAACCCAAACCTGCACCCCAAACTGAACCCTGACACCGCCCCCCAAATCTGCGCCTTGAACAGCCGCTGCCGCTCCGAGCGCTGCGGGGGGACCCTGAACCCCAAACTGAGCCCCAAACTGTGCCCCAATACACCTCCTAAACCTGCACCCCAAAATGAACCCAAACCTGCACCCCAAACTGAACCCTGACACCGCCCCCCAAATCTGCGCCTTGAACAGCCGCTGCCGCTCCGAGCGCTGCGGGGCCGGGGTGAACCCCAAACTGAACCCCTAACTGTGCCCCAAACTGCACCCCAAACCTGAACCCTGATCCCCCTCCCCAAACCTGCACCTTGAACAGCCGCTGCTGCCCCTTTGCGTGCTGGGGAGGGCTGAACCCCGGACTGCGCCCCAAATCTGCGCCCCGTGAGGGACAGGAACCTGCGAGGGACGGGACCCCAGGAGGGACGGGGACCCCAGGAGGGACGGGGACCCCAGGAGGGTCGGGGACTCCcaggagggatggggaccccAGGAGGGACGGGGACTCCCAGGAGGGACGGGGACCCCCAGAAGGGACGGGGACCCCAGGAGGAgatcggaagaggggggggggggggggggggggggggggggggggggggggaccccacGAGGGACGGACCCCcaggagggatggggaccccAGAAGGGACGGGACCCCAGGAGGGACGGGACCCCAGGAGGGTGAGGAGCCCCCGGGGTCTGGTCCCAGTCTGGGGGTCAGGGCCATTGCCGAGGGACAGCCCGCTGTCCCCGTTGTCCCCCTGTCCCGCACTCACGCTGNNNNNNNNNNNNNNNNNNNNNNNNNNNNNNNNNNNNNNNNNNNNNNNNNNNNNNNNNNNNNNNNNNNNNNNNNNNNNNNNNNNNNNNNNNNNNNNNNNNNNNNNNNNNNNNNNNNNNNNNNNNNNNNNNNNNNNNNNNNNNNNNNNNNNNNNNNNNNNNNNNNNNNNNNNNNNNNNNNNNNNNNNNNNNNNNNNNNNNNNNNNNNNNNNNNNNNNNNNNNNNNNNNNNNNNNNNNNNNNNNNNNNNNNNNNNNNNNNNNNNNNNNNNNNNNNNNNNNNNNNNNNNNNNNNNNNNNNNNNNNNNNNNNNNNNNNNNNNNNNNNNNNNNNNNNNNNNNNNNNNNNNNNNNNNNNNNNNNNNNNNNNNNNNNNNNNNNNNNNNNNNNNNNNNNNNNNNNNNNNNNNNNNNNNNNNNNNNNNNNNNNNNNNNNNNNNNNNNNNNNNNNNNNNNNNNNNNNNNNNNNNNNNNNNNNNNNNNNNNNNNNNNNNNNNNNNNNNNNNNNNNNNNNNNNNNNNNNNNNNNNNNNNNNNNNNCACACCTGTACCTGTGCCACACCTGTACCTGGACCCACACCTTTACCTGTGCCACACCTGTACCACACCTGTACCACACCTGTGCCACCCACAGGGACGCCTTGATGGCTGCCATCCCCTGGGGAcatggcacagcatggcacCCTCACCTTTACCTGTGCCACAGCTGTACCTGTACCCACACCTGTGCCACACCTGTACCACACCTGTACCTGTACCAGATCTGTACCTGTACCACACCTGTGCCACAAGCAGGGACGCCTCGATGGCTGCCACCCCCTAGGGACACAGCACGGCATGGCACACTCACCTGTACCTGTGCCACACCTTTACCTGTGccacacctgtccctgtgccctcacctgtccccgtgccccccgccccgcccctCACGCACCTCGGGCGGGATGTCCCACTGCAGGCGCTGGGGGGGGCTCAGCTGCGTCCTGGGGTCCCCCTTGCAGTGCCCCCCCTCCGTGTNACTGGGGGTGTCCCCACTCCAGGGGTGTCCCCATTCTGGGGGTCCCCCAGTGAGGGTGTCCCCACTGTGGGGGTGTCCCCGTTCTGGGGGCGTCCCCATTGTGGGGTACCCCAGTTCTGGGGGTGTCCGCACTCTGGGGGTATCCCCATTGTGGGGTACCCTCATTGTGGGGGTGTCCCCACTCCAGGAGTGTCCcactgggggtgtccccaaTGGGGGTGTCCCCGTTCTGGGGGTATCCCCACTCCAGGAGTGCCCTATGGGGGGTGTCCCCATTCTGGGGGTGCCCCAGTGGGGGTGTCCCCGTTCTGGGGGTACCCTCATTGTGGGGGTGTCCCCACTCCAGGAGTGCCACACTGGGGGTGTCCCAGTGAGGGTGTCCCCGTTCTGGGGGCGTCCCCATTGTGGGGTACCCCAGTTCTGGGGGTGTCCGCactctgggggtgtccccattGTGGGGTACCCTCATTGTTGGGGTGTCCCCACTCCAGGAGTGCCACATTGGGGGTGTCCCAGTGAGCTCCAGGAGTGCCCTATGGGGGGTGTCCGCGTtctgggggtgtccccattGTGGGGGTGCCCCAGTGGGGGTGTCCCCGTCCTGGGGGTGCCCCCATTGTGGGGGTGTCCCCGTCCTGGGGTGCCCCCCTGCCCCGGTACCTCCCAGAGGTGCCCCACGATGGGGGCGTCGGCCCACGAGTGCTCGGCGTTGGCCCCGACCTTGCCGTTCTTGTAGACCACGAGCGTGAAGGACTTGTCGAACCAGCTGGGGGGGCACCGGGGGTTTGGGGGCGAATTAGGGGgggcttgggggggggggggggggggggggggggggggggggggggggggggggggggggggggggggggggggggggggggggggggggggggggggggggggggggggggggggggggggggggggggggggggggggggggggggggggggggggggggggggggggggggggggggggggggggggggggggggggggggggggggggggggggggggggggggggggggggggggggggggggggggggggggggggggggggggggggggggggggggggggggggggggggggggggggggggggggggggggggggggggggggggggggggggggggggggggggggggggggggggggggggggggggggggggggggggggggggggggggggggggggggggggggggggggggggggggggggggggggggggggggggggggggggggggggggggggggggggggggggggggggggggggggggggggggggggggggggggggggggggggggggggggggggggggggggggggggggggggggggggggggggggggggggggggggggggggggggggggggggggggggggggggggggggggggggggggggggggggggggggggggggggggggggggggggggggggggggggggggggggggggggggggggggggggggggggggggggggggggggggggggggggggggggggggggggggggggggggggggggggggggggggggggggggggggggggggggggggggggggggggggggggggggggggggggggggggggggggggggggggggggggggggggggggggggggggggggggggggggggggggggggggggggggggggggggggggggggggggggggggggggggggggggggggggggggggggggggggggggggggggggggggggggggggggggggggggggggggggggggggggggggggggggggggggggggggggggggggggggggggggggggggggggggggggggggggggggggggggggggggggggggggggggggggggggggggggggggggggggggggggggggggggggggggggggggggggggggggggggggggggggggggggggggggggggggggggggggggggggggggggggggggggggggggggggggggggggggggggggggggggggggggggggggggggggggggggggggggggggggggggggggggggggggggggggggggggggggggggggggggggggggggggggggggggggggggggggggggggggggggggggggggggggggggggggggggggggggggggggggggggggggggggggggggggggggggggggggggggggggggggggggggggggggggggggggggggggggggggggggggggggggggggggggggggggggggggggggggggggggggggggggggggggggggggggggggggggggggggggggggggggggggggggggggggggggggggggggggggggggggggggggggggggggggggggggggggggggggggggggggggggggggggggggggggggcccacaGTGGGGGCACCCCGAGATCCCACAGTGGGGCACCCCGGGACCCCACAATGGGGCACCCCGAGATCCCACAGTGGGGGCACCCCGAGATCCCACAGTGGGGGCACCCCGAGATCCCACAGTGGGGGCACCCCGAGATCCCACAGTGGGGGCACCCCGAGATCCCACAGTGGGGGCACCCCGAGATCCCACAGTGGGGGCACCCCGAGATCCCACAGTGGGGGCACCCCGAGATCCCACAGTGGGGGCACCCCGAGATCCCACAGTGGGGGCACCCCGAGATCCCACAGTGGGGGCACCCCGAGATCCCACAGTGGGGGCACCCCGAGATCCCACAGTGGGGGCACCCCGAGATCCCACAGTGGGGGCACCCCGAGATCCCACAGTGGGGGCACCCCGAGATCCCACAGTGGGGGCACCCCGAGATCCCACAGTGGGGGCACCCCGAGATCCCACAGTGGGGGCACCCCGAGATCCCACAGTGGGGGCACCCCGAGATCCCACAGTGGGGGCACCCCGAGATCCCACAGTGGGGGCACCCCGAGATCCCACAGTGGGGGCACCCCGAGATCCCACAGTGGGGGCACCCCGAGATCCCACAGTGGGGGCACCCCGAGATCCCACAATGGGGCACCCCGAGATCCCACAGTGGGGGCACCCCGAGATCCCACAATGGGGCACCCCGAGATCCCACAGTGGGGGCACCCCGAGATCCCACAATGGGGCACCCCGAGATCCCACAGTGGGGGCACCCCGAGATCCCACAATGGGGCACCCCGAGATCCCACAGTGGGGGCACCCCGAGATCCCACAATGGGGCACCCCGAGATCCCACAGTGGGGGCACCCCGAGATCCCACAATGGGGCACCCCGAGATCCCACAGTGGGGGCACCCCGAGATCCCACAATGGGGCACCCCGAGATCCCACAGTGGGGGCACCCCGAGATCCCACAATGGGGCACCCCGAGATCCCACAGTGGGGGCACCCCGAGATCCCACAATGGGGCACCCCGAGATCCCACAGTGGGGGCACCCCGAGATCCCACAATGGGGCACCCCGAGATCCCACAGTGGGGGCACCCCGAGATCCCACAATGGGGCACCCCGAGATCCCACAGTGGGGGCACCCCGAGATCCCACAATGGGGCACCCCGAGATCCCACAGTGGGGGCACCCCGAGATCCCACAATGGGGCACCCCGAGATCCCACAGTGGGGGCACCCCGAGATCCCACAATGGGGCACCCCGAGATCCCACAGTGGGGGCACCCCGAGATCCCACAATGGGGCACCCCGAGATCCCACAGTGGGGGCACCCCGAGATCCCACAATGGGGCACCCCGAGATCCCACAGTGGGGGCACCCCGACATCCCACAGTGGGGCACCCCGGGATCCCTGATCCCACAACTGGGGGTGCCTAGAGACCCCCGAGCCCACAACGGGAGCCGTCCATGACCCCTCTGAGCCCCCCAGGCACGGGGACCCCAGGGCGGGTCCCGCCTCCCTGTGCCCGCCGCCAGGGCCTgcagtgtgacactggggacGGGGACGGGATGCTCTGGTGACCCAGTCTGCCCTCCTGCTGTTCCCATTATTCCCACTGTTCCCAGAGTTCCCAGGTGTTCAGTATCTCCAGTATCCCCGTCATTCCCGGTGACCCCAGTATCCCCATTCTTCCTGGTGTTCCCATtattcccagtatccccatTATTCCTGGTGTTCCCATTATTCCCAGTATCCCCACTGTCCTCATTGTTCCCAGTatccccattattcccattatttccattatCCTCAGTGTTCCCAGGTGCCCAGTGTCTTCAGTTACCCCATTATCCCCCTTATTCCCATGgttcctgctgttcccaggagcCCATTATGCCCAGTATTCCCAGTATGGCCATTCTTCCCAgtattcccattattcccagagttcctgctgttcccaggtgCCCAGTGTCCCAGTATCCCCATCATTCCCgttattcccattattcctgATGCTCCCATTATTCCCAGAGTTCCCAGGTGTTCAGTATCTCCAGTATCCCCGTCATTCCCGGTGACTCCAGTATCCCCATTCTTCCCATTGTTCCTGGTCTTCCCATAATTCTCACAatccccattattcccattattccagGAGTTCCCAGGAGCTCCTTATGCCCAGtattcccagtatccccatTACTCCCAGAGTTCCCAGGTGCCCAGTGTCTCCAGTATTACCAAtattcccagtatccccatTATTCCCAGTGTCTTCAGTATCCCCATAATTCCTGGTGTCCCCATTATTCCCGGTGTCTCCAGTATCCCCGTGATTCCCATTGTTCCTGGAGTTCCCAGGAGCCCATTGTGCCCAGTGTCCCAGTATCCCCATTATTCCCGGCATTCCCATTAATCCTGGagttcccagtgtcccagtaTCCCCATCATTCCCgttattcccattattcctgATGCTCCCATTATTCCCAGAGTTCCCAGGAGCCCActatccccagtatccccactatccccagtatccccattatccccactatccccactATCCTCGATATCCCCATTATCTTCGttatccccagtatccccagtatccccaatatccccactatccccattatccccactatccccatTATCCTCGCTATCCCCAGCATCCTCGCtatccccattatccccactatccccactAACCCCActatccccagtatccccagtattcccagtatccccatTATCtccactatccccgctatccccactatccccgctatccccactatccccgctatccccactatccccgctatccccactatccccgctatccccactatccccgctatccccactatccccgctatccccactatccccgctatccccactatccccgctatccccactatccccgctatccccactatccccgctatccccactatccccgctatccccactatccccgctatccccactatccccgctatccccactatccccgctatccccactatccccgctatccccactatccccgctatccccactatccccgctatccccactatccccgctatccccactatccccgctatccccactatccccgctatccccactatccccgctatccccactatccccgctatccccactatccccgctatccccactatccccgctatccccactatccccgctatccccactatccccgctatccccactatccccgctatccccactatccccgctatccccactatccccgctatccccactatccccgctatccccactatccccgctatccccactatccccgctatccccactatccccgctatccccactatccccgctatccccactatccccgctatccccactatccccgctatccccactatccccgctatccccactatccccgctatccccactatccccgctatccccactatccccgctatccccactatccccgctatccccactatccccgctatccccactatccccgctatccccactatccccgctatccccactatccccgctatccccactatccccgctatccccactatccccgctatccccactatccccgctatccccactatccccgctatccccactatccccgctatccccactatccccgctatccccactatccccgctatccccactatccccgctatccccactatccccgctatccccactatccccgctatccccactatccccgctatccccactatccccgctatccccactatccccgctatccccactatccccgctatccccactatccccgctatccccactatccccgctatccccactatccccgctatccccactatccccgctatccccactatccccgctatccccactatccccgctatccccactatccccgctatccccactatccccgctatccccactatccccgctatccccactatccccgctatccccactatccccgctatccccactatccccgctatccccactatccccgctatccccactatccccgctatccccactatccccgctatccccactatccccgctatccccactatccccgctatccccactatccccgctatccccactatccccgctatccccactatccccgctatccccactatccccgctatccccactatccccgctatccccactatccccgctatccccactatccccgctatccccactatccccgctatccccactatccccgctatccccactatccccgctatccccactatccccgctatccccactatccccgctatccccactatccccgctatccccactatccccgctatccccactatccccgctatccccactatccccgctatccccactatccccgctatccccactatccccgctatccccactatccccgctatccccactatccccgctatccccactatccccgctatccccactatccccgctatccccactatccccgctatccccactatccccgctatccccactatccccgctatccccactatccccgctatccccactatccccgctatccccactatccccgctatccccactatccccgctatccccactatccccgctatccccactatccccgctatccccactatccccgctatccccactatccccgctatccccactatccccgctatccccactatccccgctatccccactatccccgctatccccactatccccgctatccccactatccccgctatccccactatccccgctatccccactatccccgctatccccactatccccgctatccccactatccccgctatccccactatccccgctatccccactatccccgctatccccactatccccgctatccccactatccccgctatccccactatccccgctatccccactatccccgctatccccactatccccgctatccccactatccccgctatccccactatccccgctatccccactatccccgctatccccactatccccgctatccccactatccccgctatccccactatccccgctatccccactatccccgctatccccactatccccgctatccccactatccccgctatccccactatccccgctatccccactatccccgctatccccactatccccgctatcgGAATGGAGAcaaggaacagggacaggggacaaggtATAAGGatgaggggacagggacggggacagggataGAGGACAAGGGAGAGGGGACAAGAATGGAGAcaaggaacagggacaggggacagggataaGGATGAGGGAACAGGGATGAGAAGAGGGGACAGGaacgggaatggggacagggacaagggtTAGGAGACAGGGACGAGGACagggggaagggacagggattGGGAACAGGGATAAGGGGACAGGGACgaggacaggggacagggataggagtggggaacaggaatgggggacagggacaaggacaggaaaCATGGCgaagggacagggacggggacagaAAACAGCGACAGGAACGGGGGACAGTGACGGGTACGGACCCCTCTGCCCCTCCCGCCCCGGGAGATCCCAAACCCGTCCCCGCGCTGCCGGGGGGACGCAGCAGCTCCAAGGTCgccggggtgtccccaggggtgtcccccACTCACGTAGTTGGTTGTCCACCAGGACTTGAGGCGCAGGTAGCGCTGCAGCCGCGGCGCCGTCTGCTCCTGGAACTCCCGGGCCAGCGCCGCCATCTCGGCGAACTTGTCATCGTCCAGCAGCGGCCGCACCGACTCCAGGTACTGCGGGGAcgcggggacacggggacagcctGCCGCTGCCGCCTCAGTGCCACTGTCACCGCCACGGTCACCTCATTGCCACTGCCACCTCACTGCCACCTCATTGCCACTGTCACCTCACTGCCACCGCCACTGTCACCTCACTGCCGCCTCAGTGCCACTGTCACCGCCACGGTCACCTCACTGCCACCGCCACCTCACTGCCACctcactgccactgtcacctcaCTGCCGCCTCAGTGCCACTGTCACCGCCACGGTCACCTCATTGCCACCGCCACCTCACTGCCACCGCCACTGTCACCTCACTGCCACCGCCACTGTCACCTCACTGCCGCCTCATTGCCACCGCCACCGCCACTACCACTGCCGTCACCTCATTGCCACTGCCACCTCACTGCCACCTCATTGCCACTGTCACCTCACTGCCACCGCCACTGTCACCTCACTGCCGCCTCAGTGCCACTGTCACCGCCACGGTCACCTCATTGCCACTGCCACCTCACTGCCACCTCATTGCCACTGTCACCTCACTGCCACCGCCACTGTCACCTCACTGCCGCCTCAGTGCCACTGTCACCGCCACGGTCACCTCATTGCCACTGCCACCTCACTGCCACCTCATTGCCAC from Ficedula albicollis isolate OC2 chromosome 1A, FicAlb1.5, whole genome shotgun sequence carries:
- the LOC101809376 gene encoding periaxin-like; amino-acid sequence: MGHPEIPQWGHPEIPQWGHPEIPQWGHPEIPQWGHPEIPQWGHPEIPQWGHPEIPQWGHPEIPQWGHPEIPQWGHPEIPQWGHPEIPQWGHPEIPQWGHPEIPQWGHPEIPQWGHPEIPQWGHPEIPQWGHPEIPQWGHPEIPQWGHPEIPQWGHPEIPQWGHPEIPQWGHPEIPQWGHPEIPQWGHPEIPQWGTPRSHSGGTPRSHNGAPRDPTVGAPRDPTMGHPEIPQWGHPEIPQWGTPRSHSGGTPRSHNGAPRDPTVGAPRDPTMGHPEIPQWGHPEIPQWGTPRSHSGGTPRSHNGAPRDPTVGAPRDPTMGHPEIPQWGHPEIPQWGTPRSHSGGTPRSHNGAPRDPTVGAPRDPTMGHPEIPQWGHPEIPQWGTPRSHSGGTPRSHNGAPRDPTVGAPRDPTMGHPEIPQWGHPEIPQWGTPRSHSGGTPTSHSGAPRDP
- the CPT1B gene encoding carnitine O-palmitoyltransferase 1, muscle isoform — protein: MFEPHGHMSRSTRLWIALMKIVSIRKPLLYSFQSSLPKLPVPPVKATIARYLESVRPLLDDDKFAEMAALAREFQEQTAPRLQRYLRLKSWWTTNYVSGGHPWGHPGDLGAAASPRQRGDGFGISRGGRGRGVRTRHCPPFLSLFSVPVPVPSPCFLSLSLSPIPVPHSYPCPLSSSLSPYPCSQSLSLPPVLVPVS